A genomic segment from Aegilops tauschii subsp. strangulata cultivar AL8/78 chromosome 1, Aet v6.0, whole genome shotgun sequence encodes:
- the LOC123493365 gene encoding uncharacterized protein, translating into MSCLHLLRRRTSSFTPTSPPSRSWSPHAAFAAATERVRAGTLTPQDAHHLFDQLLRQSTPVPGQALNGFLAGLARARDTDACRDGPSLALTLFNRVCREEAGRRVAPPTIYTYGILMNCCCHVRRPDLGLAYFGRLLRTGLNTNEVVASTLLKCLCCAKRADEAVNVLLHRTSVLGCVPNSFSYNIVLKSLCDDSRSQQALGLLQVMAKGDDCSPGVLSYSTLIHGFFKEGEVGKACNLFHEMMRQGVVPDVVTYSSIIDALCKAGAMDKAELFLRQMVDNSVRPDTVTYTSMIHGYSTLGRWKEATKMFREMTSRGLIPNIVTWNSFMASLCKHGKSKEAAEIFFSMAARGHKPDIISYTILLHGYANEGSFADMMNLFNSMVGDGIVANCQVFNILIDAYAKQGMMDEAMIILNKMRGQGLSPDVFTYSTLVSALCKMGRLADAMGKFSQMIGRGVQPNTVVYHSLVQGLCTHGVLVKAKELVNEMMNKGMLRPNIAFFNSIMDNLCNEGRVVDAHHIFDLVTDIGEKPDVITFSTLIDGYCLVGEMEKACGVLDAMVSAGIEPDVITYNTLVSGYCKSGRIDDGLNLFREMSHMEVKPTTVTYNIILDGLFHAGRTVAAKKMLHEMIGSGTPVSMHTYDIFIRGLCRNDCTNEAIALFQKLGALNVKFDIAILNSMINAMYKVQRREEANKLFAAISTTGLVPNASTYGIMIRNLLKEGSVEEAEDMFSSMEKSDCALSSRLINDIIRMLLEKGEIVKAGEYMSKVDGKSISLEASTSSLLLSLFSGKGKYREQIQLLPAKYQFFDGTI; encoded by the coding sequence ATGTCCTGCCTCCACCTCCTCCGCCGTCGCACCTCCTCCTTCACTCCCACCTCGCCGCCCTCACGCTCCTGGTCTCCGCACGCCGCCTTTGCCGCTGCCACAGAGCGCGTCCGCGCCGGGACGCTCACCCCACAAGACGCACACCACCTGTTCGACCAATTGCTGCGGCAGTCCACTCCGGTCCCCGGGCAAGCCCTGAACGGCTTCCTCGCCGGTCTTGCCCGTGCGCGAGACACCGACGCCTGCAGAGACGGCCCCTCCCTTGCCCTCACGCTCTTCAACCGCGTATGCCGAGAAGAAGCCGGCCGGCGGGTGGCGCCGCCCACAATCTACACCTACGGCATCCTGATGAACTGCTGCTGCCACGTGCGTCGTCCAGACCTAGGGCTTGCCTATTTCGGCCGCCTCCTAAGGACCGGCCTCAATACAAATGAGGTCGTCGCCAGCACCCTCCTCAAGTGCCTCTGCTGTGCAAAACGGGCAGATGAAGCTGTGAACGTGCTGCTTCATAGGACGTCCGTCCTCGGCTGTGTGCCTAATTCCTTCTCATACAACATAGTTCTAAAGAGTTTATGTGACGACAGCAGGAGCCAGCAAGCACTCGGCCTGCTCCAGGTGATGGCAAAGGGAGATGATTGCTCCCCCGGCGTTCTGTCATATAGCACGCTCATCCACGGCTTCTTTAAGGAAGGCGAAGTAGGCAAGGCATGCAATCTATTCCATGAAATGATGCGGCAAGGGGTTGTGCCTGATGTGGTGACGTATAGCTCGATTATTGATGCACTGTGCAAGGCTGGAGCAATGGACAAGGCAGAGTTGTTCCTTCGGCAGATGGTTGATAACAGTGTTCGACCGGATACGGTGACATATACTAGCATGATCCATGGATATTCCACTTTGGGCCGGTGGAAAGAGGCGACTAAAATGTTCAGAGAAATGACAAGCAGGGGCCTTATACCAAATATTGTCACTTGGAACTCATTCATGGCCTCCCTTTGCAAGCATGGAAAAAGCAAAGAAGCTGCAGAAATTTTCTTTTCCATGGCTGCAAGGGGCCACAAGCCTGATATCATCTCCTACACTATTCTTCTTCATGGGTATGCCAATGAAGGAAGCTTTGCTGATATGATGAATCTCTTTAATTCAATGGTAGGCGACGGTATTGTAGCCAACTGCCAAGTTTTCAACATATTAATTGATGCATATGCTAAACAAGGAATGATGGATGAAGCTATGATCATACTTAATAAAATGCGGGGACAAGGACTGAGTCCGGATGTATTCACCTATTCAACTCTAGTATCTGCACTTTGCAAAATGGGTAGACTGGCTGATGCTATGGGTAAGTTCAGTCAGATGATTGGTAGGGGAGTACAACCGAACACAGTTGTTTACCACTCCCTAGTTCAGGGCTTATGCACACATGGTGTTTTGGTAAAAGCAAAGGAGTTGGTTAATGAAATGATGAATAAAGGTATGCTTCGTCCAAACATTGCATTCTTCAATTCAATAATGGACAACCTATGCAATGAAGGAAGGGTTGTGGATGCACACCATATCTTTGACTTGGTTACAGACATAGGTGAGAAACCTGATGTCATTACATTTAGTACGCTAATTGACGGATATTGCTTAGTCGGTGAGATGGAGAAAGCATGCGGAGTACTTGATGCCATGGTATCAGCTGGCATTGAGCCCGATGTCATTACGTATAACACACTTGTCAGTGGATACTGTAAAAGTGGAAGGATTGATGATGGGTTGAATCTGTTCAGAGAAATGTCCCATATGGAAGTTAAACCTACAACTGTTACATATAACATCATACTGGATGGATTATTTCATGCTGGGAGAACAGTTGCTGCAAAGAAAATGCTCCATGAGATGATCGGAAGTGGAACACCTGTGAGCATGCATACATACGACATATTTATTAGAGGACTTTGTAGAAATGATTGCACCAATGAAGCAATCGCCCTTTTCCAAAAATTAGGTGCACTGAATGTGAAGTTCGATATTGCAATACTCAATTCCATGATTAATGCAATGTACAAGGTTCAGAGAAGAGAAGAAGCTAACAAGTTGTTTGCTGCTATATCAACCACTGGGTTGGTACCTAATGCTTCCACGTATGGAATCATGATAAGAAATCTTCTAAAAGAGGGATCAGTGGAAGAAGCTGAAGATATGTTTTCATCAATGGAGAAGAGTGATTGTGCTCTCAGCTCTCGTCTTATAAATGATATCATTAGAATGTTATTGGAAAAGGGGGAGATAGTCAAGGCCGGAGAATACATGTCTAAAGTTGATGGGAAGAGCATCTCGCTTGAAGCTTCAACTAGTTCGTTGTTGTTGTCTCTCTTTTCAGGGAAAGGGAAATATCGGGAACAAATACAATTGCTCCCTGCAAAGTACCAATTTTTTGATGGAACCATTTGA